In Granulicatella elegans, one genomic interval encodes:
- the trpX gene encoding tryptophan ABC transporter substrate-binding protein yields MKKNKRILGFSLVLLVVLLGSLIYNTVQKSSQKTINTQQVAQTTQDKKVKLGVLQLLSHPALDAIYQGIQDELAKEGYEAGKNLEIDFQNAQGDQSNLASMSEKLVSNKNDVIVGITTPVTLSLANVTKDIPIVMGGITYPVEAGLIKDEKKPGNNITGVSDRTPIKQQLEMMKQVVPTLKTVGILYTSSEDNSVKQAKQAEEDAKALGLEVKVATIVNTNDIQQVTESLASQVEAIFVPIDNTIASAMSTVVKATDAKKIPVFPSADTMVADGGVLGLGVDQYQIGVETAKMVVEVLKGAKPEDTPIKLANKGVIYLNEEKAKELGITIPADIAQKAQKVTAKK; encoded by the coding sequence ATGAAAAAAAATAAACGAATTTTAGGATTTTCATTAGTATTATTAGTCGTATTATTAGGATCATTGATTTACAATACAGTACAAAAATCATCACAAAAGACAATAAATACACAACAAGTAGCACAAACAACTCAAGATAAAAAAGTGAAATTAGGAGTATTACAATTATTAAGCCATCCAGCATTAGATGCAATTTACCAAGGGATTCAAGATGAATTAGCTAAAGAAGGTTATGAAGCAGGTAAAAACTTAGAAATTGATTTCCAAAATGCACAAGGGGATCAAAGTAACTTAGCATCAATGAGTGAAAAATTAGTTTCTAACAAAAATGACGTGATTGTTGGAATTACAACACCTGTAACATTATCATTAGCAAATGTAACAAAAGATATTCCAATCGTAATGGGTGGGATTACTTATCCAGTAGAAGCAGGACTAATTAAAGATGAGAAAAAACCAGGAAACAATATTACAGGGGTTAGTGACCGTACACCAATTAAACAACAATTAGAAATGATGAAACAAGTTGTTCCAACATTAAAAACAGTTGGTATTTTATATACATCAAGTGAAGATAACTCGGTAAAACAAGCTAAACAAGCTGAAGAAGATGCAAAAGCTTTAGGACTAGAAGTAAAAGTTGCAACAATTGTAAATACAAATGATATTCAACAAGTAACAGAAAGTTTAGCAAGCCAAGTAGAAGCAATCTTTGTTCCAATCGACAATACAATTGCAAGTGCAATGTCTACAGTTGTTAAAGCAACAGATGCTAAAAAAATCCCAGTATTCCCTTCAGCAGATACAATGGTTGCTGACGGTGGAGTGTTAGGTTTAGGGGTTGACCAATACCAAATCGGTGTAGAAACAGCTAAAATGGTCGTGGAAGTATTAAAAGGTGCTAAACCAGAAGATACACCAATTAAATTAGCAAATAAAGGTGTTATCTACTTAAATGAAGAAAAAGCAAAAGAATTAGGAATTACAATTCCAGCAGATATTGCTCAAAAAGCACAAAAAGTTACTGCTAAAAAATAA
- a CDS encoding ABC transporter permease produces the protein MDLVISAISQGILWGILSLGLFISFRILNIADMTTEGSFPLGAATCVMCIQHGVHPLLATFIAMFVGALAGYVTGFLITACKLPSLLAGILTMTGLLSVNLRIMGRPNLSLLNYKTIFSFLEGMELPKYFDIILIGIIFVGILIVVMYVFFTTEIGQALIATGDNEKMAISLGINTNQMTVFALMLSNALIAMAGAVLAQNNGYADVNSGLGTIVIALAAIIIGEVIFADESFVGRLVCIIFGSIIYRLLQASILRLNIFDPNDFKLLSAALIAICLTIPQIKQAIYKISHRKSVQ, from the coding sequence ATGGATTTAGTTATTTCAGCGATTTCTCAAGGAATACTTTGGGGAATTTTATCATTAGGTTTATTTATTAGTTTTAGAATTTTAAATATTGCAGATATGACAACAGAAGGAAGCTTCCCATTAGGAGCAGCAACTTGTGTCATGTGTATTCAACATGGTGTACATCCTCTTTTGGCGACATTTATTGCGATGTTTGTAGGCGCCTTAGCAGGATATGTTACAGGATTTTTAATTACGGCATGTAAATTACCTAGCTTGTTAGCCGGAATTTTAACAATGACAGGGTTATTATCTGTGAATTTAAGAATTATGGGTCGTCCAAATTTATCCTTATTAAATTATAAAACGATTTTTAGTTTTTTAGAGGGAATGGAATTACCGAAATATTTTGATATTATTTTAATCGGAATTATATTTGTCGGAATTCTAATCGTAGTGATGTATGTCTTTTTTACAACTGAAATTGGTCAAGCATTAATTGCTACGGGGGATAATGAAAAAATGGCTATTTCTCTTGGAATTAACACGAATCAAATGACAGTATTTGCTTTAATGTTATCGAATGCATTAATTGCAATGGCGGGAGCTGTGTTAGCTCAAAATAACGGTTATGCAGATGTAAACTCTGGTTTAGGAACAATTGTTATTGCGCTAGCAGCAATTATTATTGGAGAAGTGATTTTTGCAGATGAATCATTTGTAGGAAGATTAGTATGTATTATTTTTGGTTCAATTATTTATCGTTTACTACAAGCGTCTATTTTACGATTAAATATTTTTGATCCAAATGATTTCAAATTATTATCTGCAGCATTAATCGCCATTTGCTTAACGATTCCGCAAATTAAACAAGCGATTTATAAAATTAGTCACCGTAAAAGTGTACAATAG
- a CDS encoding ABC transporter ATP-binding protein translates to MDIRIENVHKTFYPNTNRSHDALIDVNLTIHKGDFITIVGGNGAGKSTFLNAISGSFPLDKGHIYMGEAAVEQTAECERAKYISRVYQNPMQGTAPRMTVAENLSLALRRGLKRGLRKGYTAEELEQFKALLTPLQLGLEERLDAEIGLLSGGQRQAVSLLMATLRTPELLLLDEHTAALDPKTQRKIMQLTKEIIEEKQLTALMITHNLSDALRYGNRLMMMHRGKIIRVFEKDEKDVLTEEKLYQLMAELDEADFNQEA, encoded by the coding sequence ATGGATATTAGAATTGAAAATGTTCATAAAACATTTTACCCAAATACAAATAGAAGTCATGATGCATTAATTGATGTTAACTTAACAATCCATAAAGGGGATTTTATTACAATTGTTGGGGGAAATGGTGCAGGAAAATCAACTTTTTTAAATGCCATTTCAGGAAGTTTTCCATTAGATAAAGGACATATTTATATGGGAGAAGCAGCAGTTGAACAAACAGCTGAATGCGAAAGGGCAAAATATATTAGTCGTGTTTATCAAAATCCAATGCAAGGAACAGCACCTCGTATGACAGTCGCTGAAAATCTTTCTTTAGCTTTAAGAAGAGGACTAAAACGTGGCTTAAGAAAAGGATATACAGCGGAAGAATTAGAACAATTTAAAGCATTATTAACACCCTTGCAATTGGGGTTAGAAGAACGACTAGATGCAGAAATTGGATTATTATCGGGTGGGCAAAGACAAGCAGTTTCGTTATTAATGGCAACATTACGAACTCCTGAATTATTATTATTAGATGAACACACTGCTGCACTAGATCCAAAAACACAACGAAAAATTATGCAATTAACAAAGGAAATTATTGAAGAAAAACAATTAACTGCTTTAATGATTACGCATAATTTATCAGATGCCTTAAGATATGGAAATCGTTTAATGATGATGCATCGTGGAAAAATTATTCGAGTGTTCGAAAAAGATGAAAAAGATGTACTAACAGAAGAAAAATTATACCAATTAATGGCAGAATTAGACGAAGCAGATTTCAATCAAGAAGCTTAA
- a CDS encoding ClC family H(+)/Cl(-) exchange transporter has protein sequence MGLFNSKQFGKSSYIAIGAVIGILVGTTVSLFRLFLGKILEGVVTVYSYLQESPEWIPVWFIFSMVMAVILGQIVKSDPDIKGSGIPQVELQLQGKLDMNWWSVCWKKFVAGSISIGSGLLLGREGPSIQLGASVAQGVAEGLKSNRVQKSILISSGAGAGLAAAFNAPIAGLMFVLEEVHHTFSPLVALTTLTAAIVSNFVSLNIFGARPSLNLGNDQLFPMTHYGYVIVLGIVLGLFGWIYHHYTLKLPAIYGNLFPFIPNYYYCIVAFIAIIPLGLWNPHVLGGGGEMILELLQENHTVQFLAFLFILRLFYSMLSYGTGLPGGIFLPILSLGALLGLVYAEVLIQFFGVDPNLRVSFVFFAMAGYFAAIGKAPLTALLLVTEMVGGLNQLMPLGICTLTAYIVADYLKMGPIYEILAERLDSEYPHETKGKRTTFEVPVMVESPLVGKMIRDIPWPKDIVIATVRRGAKEEITRGDTIMRPGDILIVVCDEGLLGERFETMTLLSKELPFS, from the coding sequence GTGGGATTGTTTAATAGTAAACAATTTGGAAAGAGCAGTTATATTGCAATAGGTGCTGTTATAGGAATACTAGTTGGAACAACGGTAAGTTTATTCCGCTTATTTCTTGGAAAAATATTAGAAGGAGTTGTTACCGTTTATTCATATTTACAAGAATCTCCAGAATGGATACCGGTATGGTTCATATTTTCTATGGTAATGGCTGTGATTTTAGGTCAAATTGTAAAAAGTGATCCAGATATTAAAGGGAGTGGGATACCACAAGTAGAACTACAATTACAAGGCAAATTGGACATGAATTGGTGGTCTGTTTGTTGGAAAAAATTTGTGGCGGGATCTATTTCGATTGGGTCAGGATTATTACTTGGAAGAGAAGGGCCGTCTATCCAATTAGGAGCTTCTGTAGCACAAGGAGTAGCGGAAGGATTGAAGAGTAATCGAGTTCAAAAAAGTATATTGATTTCAAGTGGTGCGGGCGCTGGATTAGCGGCAGCTTTTAATGCACCAATTGCTGGTTTAATGTTTGTATTAGAAGAAGTTCATCATACATTTAGTCCATTAGTGGCTTTAACTACTCTAACGGCTGCTATCGTTTCAAATTTCGTATCATTAAATATTTTTGGAGCACGCCCTTCTTTAAATTTAGGAAATGATCAATTATTTCCAATGACGCATTATGGGTATGTGATTGTATTAGGAATTGTTTTAGGATTATTTGGATGGATATATCATCATTATACTTTAAAATTACCAGCCATTTATGGAAATTTATTCCCGTTTATCCCTAATTACTATTATTGTATCGTTGCTTTTATTGCGATTATCCCATTAGGATTATGGAATCCACACGTATTAGGTGGTGGCGGGGAAATGATTTTAGAATTGCTTCAAGAAAATCATACGGTTCAATTTTTAGCATTCTTATTTATTCTTCGTCTATTTTATTCCATGCTTTCTTATGGAACAGGACTACCAGGGGGTATTTTCCTTCCGATTCTTTCACTTGGTGCGCTACTAGGTTTAGTTTATGCAGAAGTATTGATTCAGTTTTTTGGAGTAGATCCAAATTTGCGAGTGAGTTTTGTTTTCTTTGCAATGGCGGGATACTTTGCTGCAATTGGGAAAGCTCCTTTAACTGCTTTATTACTTGTAACAGAAATGGTTGGAGGATTAAACCAATTAATGCCACTGGGAATTTGTACGTTGACAGCTTATATTGTAGCTGACTATTTGAAGATGGGTCCAATCTATGAAATTTTAGCGGAACGTTTAGATTCAGAATATCCGCATGAAACAAAAGGTAAACGAACAACTTTTGAAGTACCGGTAATGGTAGAAAGTCCTTTAGTAGGAAAAATGATTCGAGATATTCCGTGGCCAAAAGATATCGTTATTGCGACTGTGAGAAGGGGAGCAAAAGAAGAAATTACTCGTGGTGACACAATTATGCGACCTGGAGATATCCTTATTGTTGTTTGTGATGAAGGATTACTTGGTGAAAGATTTGAAACAATGACACTATTATCCAAGGAATTACCGTTTTCTTAA
- a CDS encoding cold-shock protein: MEQGKVKWFNAEKGFGFIEREDGSDVFVHFSAIQSEGYKSLDEGQAVEFEVEEGARGPQAANVVKL, translated from the coding sequence ATGGAACAAGGTAAAGTAAAATGGTTTAACGCGGAAAAAGGTTTTGGATTTATTGAACGCGAAGACGGAAGTGACGTATTCGTACACTTCTCAGCTATCCAATCAGAAGGATACAAATCATTAGACGAAGGCCAAGCTGTTGAATTCGAAGTTGAAGAAGGCGCACGTGGTCCTCAAGCTGCTAACGTAGTAAAACTATAA
- the pepF gene encoding oligoendopeptidase F, whose translation MKERTVVPVEQTWDLSLLFKTEEAYKKSIEFYKQLVEKFCKTFENQINTVEAIHQSLADYREILELRGKIVQYASLAVNANTKDREAQNRLAQTRKLVAECDATLSFFSPELSQLEEELLAEASKNPENNIYLERLLEDKQHLLSKEVESVLAALGNTLDFPYQNYNDIKFKDIQFPNFIVDGKEFEMTYNSFEKRLESDEDTSVRRKAFEVFSNTLRKYEHSTASAYNAQVQKEKTMATLRGFDSVIDYLLDCQKVSRELYHRQIDLIMEHLAPIMRSYAQLIGKIYQLDEVRYEDLKLEVDPHFSPKVSYEEAKAYILDGLKPLGESYLAIMKRAFDERWIDYAETIGKRTGAFCASPYGANSFILMFFTESMNDVMTLAHELGHAGHFQLAHQHQNIQLSRPSMYFVEAPSTANELLVENYLLQHATDDRMKRWIISQMIGKTYYHNFVTHLLEAHYQREVYRLVDEGKNLDAEALNQIYRQTLEQFWGDSVVLTEGAELTWMRQPHYYMGLYSYTYSAGLTIGTEVAKMIQENPDRAANWVEVLKMGGSKSAEELAKAAGVDVSTDEPLRNTIETIGEYVKELIRLTNRLD comes from the coding sequence ATGAAAGAAAGAACAGTAGTTCCAGTAGAACAAACATGGGATTTATCATTATTATTCAAAACAGAAGAGGCTTATAAAAAGTCTATTGAATTCTATAAACAATTGGTTGAAAAATTCTGTAAAACATTTGAAAATCAAATCAACACTGTAGAAGCGATTCATCAAAGTTTAGCAGATTATCGTGAAATTTTAGAATTACGTGGAAAAATTGTTCAATATGCAAGTTTAGCAGTAAATGCGAATACAAAGGACAGAGAAGCACAAAATCGTTTAGCACAAACGAGAAAATTAGTCGCAGAATGTGATGCAACATTAAGTTTCTTCTCTCCAGAATTAAGCCAATTAGAGGAAGAGTTGTTAGCAGAAGCTTCAAAAAATCCAGAAAATAACATTTATTTGGAAAGATTATTAGAAGATAAACAACATTTATTATCGAAAGAGGTAGAATCTGTATTAGCGGCACTAGGAAATACATTAGATTTTCCTTATCAAAACTACAATGATATTAAATTCAAAGATATTCAATTCCCTAATTTTATAGTAGATGGAAAAGAATTTGAAATGACATACAATAGTTTTGAAAAACGGTTAGAGTCAGATGAAGATACAAGTGTAAGAAGAAAAGCTTTCGAAGTGTTTTCAAATACATTACGTAAATATGAACATAGTACAGCTTCTGCTTATAATGCTCAAGTTCAAAAAGAAAAAACGATGGCTACTTTAAGAGGATTTGATTCAGTCATTGATTATTTACTAGATTGCCAAAAAGTTTCTAGAGAATTATATCATCGTCAAATTGATTTAATTATGGAACATTTAGCACCGATTATGAGAAGTTATGCTCAACTAATTGGAAAAATTTATCAGTTAGATGAAGTGCGTTATGAAGATTTAAAGTTAGAAGTAGATCCTCATTTTTCACCAAAAGTGAGCTATGAAGAAGCAAAAGCATATATTTTAGATGGGTTAAAACCACTAGGAGAATCTTATCTAGCCATTATGAAGAGAGCTTTTGACGAGAGATGGATTGATTATGCGGAAACGATTGGAAAACGTACAGGAGCATTTTGTGCGTCCCCTTATGGAGCGAACTCATTTATTTTAATGTTCTTTACGGAAAGTATGAATGATGTGATGACATTAGCACACGAATTAGGTCACGCTGGACATTTTCAATTAGCGCATCAACATCAAAATATTCAATTATCAAGACCATCAATGTACTTTGTTGAAGCGCCATCTACTGCTAATGAGTTACTAGTGGAAAATTATTTATTGCAACATGCAACAGATGATAGAATGAAACGTTGGATTATTTCGCAAATGATTGGTAAAACTTATTACCATAATTTTGTGACGCATTTATTAGAAGCGCACTATCAAAGAGAAGTGTATCGATTAGTTGATGAGGGTAAAAATTTAGATGCGGAAGCATTGAACCAAATTTATCGTCAAACATTGGAACAATTCTGGGGAGATTCTGTTGTGCTAACAGAGGGAGCAGAATTAACTTGGATGAGACAGCCGCATTATTATATGGGATTATATTCTTATACTTATTCTGCTGGATTAACAATTGGAACTGAAGTTGCTAAAATGATTCAAGAGAATCCTGATAGAGCTGCTAATTGGGTAGAAGTTCTTAAAATGGGTGGTTCTAAATCTGCAGAGGAGCTTGCTAAGGCTGCAGGGGTAGATGTTTCTACAGATGAGCCGTTGAGAAATACAATTGAGACAATTGGGGAATATGTAAAAGAATTGATTAGATTAACGAATAGACTTGACTGA
- the zwf gene encoding glucose-6-phosphate dehydrogenase: MQEQKVLITFFGATGDLASRKLYPALFRLFQKGFIRNHFAVIGTARREWTDEHFREVVIKSIQSLTEDVTQAEEFASHFYYQAHNVMDTHHYVVLKELSEKLDQQYGIEGNRIFYLAMAPSFFGTITQHLKDEALLTENGYNRLIIEKPFGKDYESAQTLNEQLRHSFDENQIYRIDHYLGKEMIQNITAVRFANRVFETMWNRNHIDNVQITLAEQVGVEERGGYYETSGALRDMVQNHILQILALVAMEPPQSFEAVRQNKINVLEQLRHYSAEEVAKNFVRGQYGSSLDGSSPGYRQDQNVSNDSNMETYVAGKVFIDNDRWKDVPFYVRTGKSLDSKTTVIDVVFKEADSPLFENETKGKCPSNRISIHITPKEGFCFVINSKAVGNSYGLRTSHLEKIFDKNFGLSSPEAYERLILDCMEGDMTNFTHWEEVAASWKFVDRIRQAWDNDSSVQFPNYPAGSSGPQESFDLLAQDGRCWVQK; this comes from the coding sequence ATGCAAGAACAAAAAGTATTGATTACTTTTTTTGGTGCTACAGGTGATTTAGCAAGTCGTAAATTATACCCAGCACTATTTCGTTTATTTCAAAAAGGATTTATCCGCAACCATTTTGCGGTCATTGGTACAGCTCGTCGTGAATGGACGGATGAACATTTTCGTGAAGTTGTTATAAAATCTATCCAAAGTTTAACAGAAGATGTCACTCAAGCAGAAGAGTTCGCTAGTCACTTTTACTATCAAGCACATAATGTAATGGATACTCATCATTATGTTGTATTAAAAGAATTATCTGAAAAATTAGACCAACAATATGGCATCGAAGGAAACAGAATTTTCTACTTAGCAATGGCTCCTTCATTTTTCGGAACCATTACTCAACATTTAAAAGACGAAGCTTTATTAACAGAGAACGGCTATAATCGTTTAATTATTGAAAAACCATTCGGGAAAGATTATGAATCTGCTCAAACTTTAAATGAACAATTACGTCATTCTTTTGATGAAAATCAAATTTATCGTATCGACCACTATTTAGGAAAAGAAATGATTCAAAACATTACTGCTGTTCGTTTTGCAAACCGTGTTTTCGAAACAATGTGGAATCGTAATCATATTGATAATGTTCAAATTACACTGGCTGAACAAGTGGGTGTTGAAGAACGTGGTGGATACTATGAAACAAGTGGTGCTTTAAGAGATATGGTTCAAAACCATATTTTACAAATTTTAGCATTAGTCGCTATGGAACCACCTCAATCATTTGAAGCAGTTCGTCAAAATAAAATTAATGTATTAGAACAATTACGTCACTACTCAGCTGAAGAAGTTGCTAAAAATTTTGTTCGTGGTCAATATGGATCTTCATTAGATGGTTCCTCACCTGGTTACCGTCAAGATCAAAATGTTTCGAATGATTCTAATATGGAAACTTATGTAGCTGGTAAAGTCTTTATCGATAATGACCGTTGGAAAGATGTTCCATTTTATGTTCGTACAGGTAAGAGCTTAGATTCTAAAACAACTGTGATTGACGTTGTGTTTAAAGAAGCAGATTCTCCACTATTCGAAAACGAAACAAAAGGAAAATGCCCTTCAAATCGAATTTCTATTCATATTACTCCTAAAGAAGGCTTCTGCTTTGTTATCAATTCAAAAGCGGTAGGAAATTCATACGGATTACGAACAAGTCATTTAGAAAAAATCTTTGATAAGAATTTTGGTTTAAGCAGTCCGGAAGCTTATGAACGTTTAATTTTAGACTGTATGGAAGGCGATATGACGAACTTCACTCATTGGGAAGAAGTTGCTGCATCATGGAAATTTGTAGATCGTATTCGCCAAGCATGGGATAATGATTCATCTGTACAATTCCCTAATTATCCTGCCGGTTCATCTGGACCACAAGAAAGTTTTGACTTATTAGCTCAAGACGGACGTTGTTGGGTACAAAAATAG
- a CDS encoding DUF1189 family protein — protein sequence MTIKEFLRIAIFKPTQLWKIIAKPMKSSKRVFFLLTLLLMLPGMIQMTALFHSLGQDLVEISQQLPEFEVKNQQLITQEKNKGFVYKTDSVIFVFDESGKTTSEDLLNETSSNTPVFALLKDGFYLETTINHQKIELSQLENMNKSFFKDIAGTFQQTIWLSLLIVFVLYFLFNTVYLFIILWIVSFIVKVIAVLFMKVYIRFPKPIGWQVVLGAAVLPVLIYTMIDLLGIRFIGPGEFLFLATSFNWALGIREFLKNNRPS from the coding sequence ATGACCATAAAAGAATTTTTGAGGATAGCAATTTTCAAACCGACACAATTATGGAAAATTATTGCTAAACCAATGAAGTCCTCAAAACGTGTATTTTTCTTATTAACTTTATTATTAATGTTGCCAGGAATGATTCAAATGACTGCATTATTTCATTCTTTAGGACAGGATTTAGTAGAAATTAGTCAACAATTACCAGAATTTGAAGTGAAAAATCAGCAATTAATCACTCAAGAAAAAAATAAAGGCTTTGTTTATAAAACAGATAGTGTAATATTTGTTTTTGATGAAAGCGGAAAGACAACCAGTGAAGATTTATTAAATGAAACATCTTCAAATACTCCTGTATTCGCCTTATTAAAAGATGGTTTTTATTTAGAAACAACTATTAATCATCAAAAAATTGAGTTAAGCCAGTTAGAAAACATGAATAAATCATTTTTTAAAGATATTGCTGGTACTTTCCAACAAACTATTTGGTTAAGTTTACTCATTGTTTTTGTGCTGTATTTTCTTTTTAATACGGTGTATTTGTTTATTATTTTATGGATTGTTTCTTTTATCGTAAAAGTGATAGCTGTTTTATTTATGAAAGTATATATTCGATTTCCTAAACCGATTGGTTGGCAAGTAGTTCTAGGAGCCGCTGTTTTACCTGTATTAATTTATACGATGATTGATTTACTAGGAATTCGATTTATTGGGCCAGGAGAGTTCCTCTTTTTGGCAACTTCCTTTAATTGGGCTTTAGGAATTCGAGAATTTTTAAAAAATAATCGACCATCATAA
- a CDS encoding IS1182 family transposase, with the protein MYKNYTTPTDTLELNFTLTVPKNHIAQFINQFVDSIPDSIIFPNTTSKMGRPAHHPRMLLKMILFAYTRSTYSGRKIVQLNEENIPMQWLSQQTYVCYHVINNFRSNEQFSSIIKNIFVYFTLLLQHYHIIDSDSLFIDGTKVQADANRYSFVWRKAIERYDEALNEKISTLYDQLIQNQVNIALSEEEKITEYGVHAMIEATNNSLEQLEELIEEEPKHIVGGSKNKQKKRLLNSFKRQLEKDFLPRKEKYTIAKETFDNRNSYSKTDNDATFMCMKEDAMKNRELKPGYNLQIATNHQYVLGFDVFPNPTDMRTLKPFLNSFKLLDKFSIIIADAGYGSEENYQLILEEYEKTPLIPYTMYEKEQTKKFKNDPSNRQNWYYNEEEDYYIDHLGVKFSFKYYSTRNDKNGFTRRFKVYETDSIQETEALDELAKTPTGQQRQIRVNQVWESYKETIKEALHSDRGSSIYAQRKIEVEPVFGQMKRNFGMRRTHVRGKNAVHNDIGLLFLGMNLQRLRKYILNNMNQGWFIPLDFTEFIKKHVLILISVKIGTCFLLFLRLFAQPLFFIYYFSFLKIDDFVFFVQFFVFV; encoded by the coding sequence ATGTACAAAAATTATACCACACCAACAGATACTTTAGAACTAAATTTTACATTAACCGTCCCTAAAAACCACATTGCTCAATTTATTAATCAGTTTGTAGATTCTATTCCAGATTCTATTATCTTTCCTAATACAACATCAAAAATGGGTAGACCTGCTCATCATCCTCGTATGTTATTAAAAATGATTCTCTTCGCTTATACTCGTTCTACGTATAGTGGTAGAAAAATTGTTCAATTAAATGAAGAAAATATTCCGATGCAGTGGCTTTCTCAACAAACTTATGTCTGTTACCATGTTATTAATAATTTTAGAAGTAATGAACAGTTTTCCTCTATCATTAAAAACATTTTCGTATACTTTACTTTATTACTCCAACACTATCATATTATTGATTCAGATAGTTTATTTATTGATGGTACAAAAGTTCAAGCAGATGCCAATCGTTATTCATTTGTATGGCGTAAAGCTATTGAAAGATATGATGAAGCTTTAAATGAAAAAATTAGTACATTATATGATCAATTAATTCAAAATCAAGTGAATATTGCTTTATCAGAAGAAGAAAAAATTACTGAATATGGTGTTCATGCCATGATTGAAGCTACTAATAACTCTCTAGAACAGTTAGAAGAACTCATTGAAGAAGAACCTAAACATATTGTTGGTGGTTCTAAAAACAAACAGAAAAAACGCTTGTTAAATTCTTTTAAACGTCAACTTGAAAAAGATTTTCTGCCTCGTAAAGAAAAATATACGATAGCTAAGGAAACATTTGATAACCGGAATAGTTATTCTAAAACAGATAACGATGCTACTTTTATGTGTATGAAAGAAGATGCCATGAAAAATCGAGAATTAAAACCTGGCTATAATCTTCAAATCGCAACGAATCATCAATATGTTTTAGGTTTTGATGTATTTCCTAATCCTACAGATATGCGTACTCTTAAACCATTTTTAAATTCATTTAAACTATTAGACAAATTTTCTATTATTATTGCGGATGCTGGATACGGTAGTGAAGAAAACTATCAATTGATTCTTGAAGAGTATGAAAAGACACCTTTGATTCCTTACACAATGTACGAAAAAGAACAAACGAAGAAATTTAAAAATGATCCATCTAATAGACAAAATTGGTATTACAATGAAGAGGAAGATTATTATATTGATCATTTAGGTGTAAAATTTAGTTTTAAATATTATTCAACAAGAAACGATAAGAATGGATTTACTCGTAGATTTAAAGTGTATGAGACAGATTCAATTCAAGAAACAGAAGCATTGGATGAATTAGCGAAAACTCCTACTGGACAACAACGTCAAATCCGTGTAAACCAAGTTTGGGAATCTTATAAAGAAACGATTAAAGAAGCGTTACATAGTGACCGTGGAAGTAGTATATATGCTCAACGAAAAATTGAAGTTGAGCCAGTTTTCGGTCAAATGAAGCGCAATTTTGGCATGCGCAGAACTCATGTTAGAGGTAAAAATGCAGTTCATAATGACATTGGTCTGCTCTTTTTAGGGATGAATTTGCAGAGATTAAGGAAATATATCTTAAATAATATGAATCAAGGGTGGTTTATCCCCCTTGATTTTACTGAATTTATTAAAAAGCACGTCCTAATTTTGATTTCAGTCAAAATCGGGACGTGCTTTCTTCTATTTTTGAGACTTTTTGCCCAGCCTCTTTTCTTTATTTACTATTTTTCTTTCTTGAAGATTGACGATTTTGTTTTTTTCGTTCAATTCTTTGTTTTTGTTTAA